One part of the Amphiprion ocellaris isolate individual 3 ecotype Okinawa chromosome 24, ASM2253959v1, whole genome shotgun sequence genome encodes these proteins:
- the LOC129348260 gene encoding tripartite motif-containing protein 16-like, with protein sequence MAQKGGNVYSESISCSICLDLLKDPVALSCGHSYCMKCIETHWDGEDLKTTYSCPQCRKTFTQRPVLDKNVLLAELVEELKKTGLQAAAADHCYAGDEDVSCDVCTGRKMKAVKSCLVCLVSYCEKHLQPHYESPAFKKHQLVEPSKNLQENICSHHNEVMKMIYRTDQQLICYLCSVDKHKGHDTVKAAAERTERQKKLEESRLNIQQRIQDRQKDVKLLQQEMKDIRVSADKTVEDSEKMFSELIHLIQNRSSEVEQQIRSQQETEESRVKELQEKLEQEIRDLERKDAELKQTSDTSDHNHFLHKYSSESAVSESKPSSSINIQRPLRHFEDMTAAVKELRGKLEDVLKDTWTNISLAITQPDVLLSGPEPQPELELQLEPEPEPESESESEPELELQIELKSEPELEPEPKTRAEFLKYSQKITLDRNTAHRKLLLSNRNRKVTSVNQHQSYPDHPDRFTGWFQVLSKESLTGRCYWEVKWRDGADVAVSYKDISRTGRTNDSGFGFNEKSWSLYCVADSYTFWYDGTKTPGSGRPSSRIGVYLDHRAGILSFYSVSKSMTLLHRVQTTFTEPLHAGVNVLNYGNTAEFIKPK encoded by the coding sequence ATGGCTCAGAAAGGAGGTAATGTTTATTCAGAGAGCATCTCTTGTTCCATCTGTCTGGATCTCCTGAAGGATCCAGTGGCTCTCTCCTGTGGACACAGCTACTGTATGAAGTGTATTGAAACCCACTGGGATGGAGAGGACCTGAAGACAACCTACAGCTGCCCTCAGTGCAGGAAGACCTTCACACAGAGGCCTGTCCTGGACAAGAACGTCCTGTTAGCAGAGTtagtggaggagctgaagaagactggactccaagctgctgctgctgatcactgCTATGCTGGAGATGAAGATGTGTCCTGTGATGTCTGCACTGGGAGGAAGATGAAGGCTGTCAAGTCCTGTCTGGTCTGTCTGGTCTCCTACTGTGAGAAACACCTTCAGCCTCACTATGAGTCTCCAGCCTTTAAGAAACACCAGCTGGTGGAGCCCTCCAAGAACCTCCAGGAGAACATCTGCTCTCATCATAATGAGGTGATGAAGATGATCTATCGTACTGATCAGCAGTTGATCTGttatctctgctctgtggacaAACATAAAGGCCACGACACAGtcaaagctgcagcagaaaggaCTGAGAGGcagaagaagctggaggagagtcGACTGAACATCCAGCAGAGAATccaggacagacagaaagacgtGAAGCTGCTTCAACAGGAGATGAAGGACATCAGAGTCTCTGCTGATAAAACAGTGGAGGACAGTGAGAAGATGTTCAGTGAGCTGATCCATCTCATCCAGAACAGAAGCTctgaggtggagcagcagatcaGATCCCAGCAGGAGACCGAAGAGAGTCGAGTCAAAGAGCTtcaggagaagctggagcaggagatCAGGGATCTGGAGAGGAAAGATGCTGAGCTGAAGCAGACCTCAGATACATCAGATCACAACCACTTCCTCCACAAATACTCCTCAGAGTCAGCAGTCAGTGAGTCCAAACCTTCATCCAGCATCAACATCCAACGTCCTCTGAGACACTTTGAGGACATGACAGCAGCTGTGAAAGAGCTCAGAGGTAAACTAGAGGACGTTCTGAAGGACACCTGGACAAACATCTCACTGGCAATCACTCAGCCAGATGTTTTACTGTCAggaccagaaccacaaccagaactagaactacaactagaaccagaaccagaaccagaatcagaatcagaatcagaaccagaactagaactaCAAATAGAACtaaaatcagaaccagaactagaaccagaaccaaagaCCAGAGCTGAATtcttaaaatattcacaaaaaatcactTTGGATCGAAACACAGCTCACAGAAAGCTGTTATTATCTAATAGGAACAGAAAAGTGACATCAGTAAATCAGCACCAGTCTTATCCTGATCATCCAGACAGATTCACTGGATGGTTCCAGGTCCTGAGCAAAGAGAGTCTGACTGGACGATGCTACTGGGAGGTGAAGTGGAGAGACGGAGCTGATGTCGCAGTTTCATACAAGGATATCAGCAGAACAGGGAGAACAAATGATAGTGGATTTGGATTCAATGAAAAGTCCTGGTCTTTATATTGTGTTGCTGACAGCTACACATTCTGGTACGACGGCACGAAAACTCCCGGCTCAGGTCGACCTTCCTCCAGAATCGGAGTTTACCTGGATCACAGAGCAGGTATTCTGTCCTTCTACAGCGTCTCTAAAAGCATGActctcctccacagagtccagaccacaTTCACTGAGCCGCTACATGCTGGAGTTAACGTTTTGAATTATGGGAACACTGCAGAGTTCATTAAACCCAAATAG